Proteins co-encoded in one Erinaceus europaeus chromosome X, mEriEur2.1, whole genome shotgun sequence genomic window:
- the LOC103111776 gene encoding large ribosomal subunit protein eL31-like, with the protein MAPAKRGREKERRSAINKVVTCEFNIHKCIHSMGFKKRAPRALREIQRFAMKEMGTPDVRVDTRLNKAVWAKGIRNVPYCIPVRLSRKHNANEDSLNKLYTLVTTFKNLQTVNVDENEILIVK; encoded by the coding sequence ATGGCTCCTgcaaagaggggcagagagaaggagagacgctCGGCCATCAACAAGGTGGTGACATGTGAGTTCAATATCCACAAGTGCATCCACAGCATGGGCTTCAAGAAACGTGCTCCTCGGGCACTCAGAGAGATCCAGAGATTTGCCATGAAAGAGATGGGCACTCCAGATGTGCGCGTTGACACCAGGCTCAACAAAGCTGTCTGGGCCAAAGGAATAAGGAATGTCCCCTACTGCATCCCGGTACGGTTGTCCAGAAAACACAATGCAAATGAAGATTCACTAAACAAGCTGTATACACTGGTTACCACTTTCAAAAATCTACAGACAGTCAATGTGGATGAGAACGAAATATTAATTGTCAAATAA